One Penaeus monodon isolate SGIC_2016 unplaced genomic scaffold, NSTDA_Pmon_1 PmonScaffold_17694, whole genome shotgun sequence genomic window carries:
- the LOC119569661 gene encoding vegetative cell wall protein gp1-like, with product RTSGGKFDIDHDRGPWPLANPEGDAGAPQSMSGFPPSWAFTSPRPPPAAAFHQEPGHHPAHAPPTHPPQGHDLDDLVGLHPRDPGVPPSATPPSDISDILPTWGHGDRAPGKPKTSMDWSARACPSWWDAAPWPPVPEESVKRKHHVGRGGACTSLLEVGPRRTAKCPQVLGRRPPSGTPFARTRSPRKDEEDSEGPTSPTRPPAPPKRPATRRSPERDVESPPGKPQEHQQRLPPLQRQELLPPAVQAAAPPPPPPPFLLQQQHRAQRHNYSAKVPRP from the coding sequence AGGACATCTGGGGGCAAGTTCGACATCGACCACGACCGGGGCCCCTGGCCCCTCGCCAACCCCGAAGGCGATGCTGGAGCACCACAAAGCATGAGCGGCTTTCCCCCGTCATGGGCCTTCACCTCCCCCCGGCCTCCGCCCGCCGCCGCCTTCCACCAGGAACCTGGCCACCACCCTGCCCAcgccccccccactcaccccccacagGGGCACGACCTGGACGACCTCGTTGGCCTCCATCCCCGAGATCCTGGAGTCCCCCCCTCGGCCACGCCTCCTTCAGATATCAGCGACATCCTTCCGACCTGGGGGCATGGAGACCGCGCCCCTGGGAAGCCGAAAACCAGCATGGACTGGTCGGCCCGGGCTTGCCCCTCGTGGTGGGACGCCGCCCCATGGCCCCCCGTGCCCGAGGAGTCCGTGAAGCGAAAACATCATGTGGGGCGGGGTGGTGCTTGCACCTCGCTACTGGAGGTGGGCCCGAGGAGGACCGCCAAGTGTCCCCAAGTGCTCGGCCGACGCCCCCCCTCAGGGACGCCCTTCGCCCGGACGAGATCTCCGAGGAAAGACGAGGAGGACTCCGAGGGACCAACCTCCCCGACACGCCCTCCGGCACCCCCCAAGCGACCTGCGACTCGACGAAGTCCTGAGCGAGACGTCGAGTCCCCCCCCGGCAAACCCCAGGAGCACCAACAGCGCCTCCCCCCGCTACAACGCCAAGAGCTCCTTCCGCCAGCAGTCCAAGCAGcggccccccctcctccgcctcctcccttcctcctccagcaGCAGCATCGAGCACAACGACACAACTACTCGGCAAAAGTCCCCCGCCCCTAA